The Haloplanus sp. CK5-1 genome segment TCACTTGCACGCCCGTACCTTGGTCGTCCGGAGTATATAAAACACGTGTGGGCTACCGGTTGGTGTCTGTGCGTGTACACGTTGCGTGTTTGGGAGTCCCTGACTCGAATTCATCAGATTTAACCTATCTAAACCAAAGTTCGTGTCGATGGTCTCAAAGCAGCCGAAAGACGTCCTGTCCCGGCGAAAATTCGCAGCCACACTCACCGGCGTCGCGGTCACCGGCCTCGCGGGGTGTTCCGGTGGCAACGGCGGCGACGGCGGCGACGGCGGCGACGGTGGAGAGGCGACGGCCACGGCCACGGCGACGCCCGAACCGACGGCGACGGCCACGGCGACGGCCACGGCGACGCCAGCCGTGGAAGCGGACACCACCATCGAAGTCGGTCCAGATGGGAACTACTTCGATTTCGTTCCGGAGCAA includes the following:
- a CDS encoding plastocyanin/azurin family copper-binding protein, whose protein sequence is MVSKQPKDVLSRRKFAATLTGVAVTGLAGCSGGNGGDGGDGGDGGEATATATATPEPTATATATATATPAVEADTTIEVGPDGNYFDFVPEQVRISKGDTVKWTFNSGGHNVCGHPSHHSDVSIPDGAEPFGSHPEGNPQGTNPQGATYTHTFNTTGDYTYACILHVNNDMIGHITVR